Proteins from one Leptonema illini DSM 21528 genomic window:
- a CDS encoding BrnA antitoxin family protein, translated as MKKSSGSSRRANSVAKKKEPWKGYDFDSMPELTEEQIASLRPVSKSEHKKLAIAVKRHVGRPRKPEAEKEELVSIRFSANFLQRLKEKARQEGYTAWQTYAKKVLAEHLK; from the coding sequence ATGAAGAAGTCATCCGGATCATCTCGGCGCGCAAACTCAGTAGCAAAGAAAAAAGAGCCGTGGAAAGGCTACGACTTTGATTCGATGCCCGAACTGACAGAAGAGCAGATTGCATCGCTGCGCCCGGTAAGCAAGAGCGAGCATAAGAAGCTTGCCATTGCCGTTAAGCGACACGTCGGTCGCCCCAGAAAACCGGAGGCAGAAAAAGAAGAGCTGGTATCTATTCGCTTCTCTGCCAACTTCTTGCAGCGGTTAAAGGAGAAGGCTCGGCAGGAAGGCTACACGGCATGGCAGACGTATGCAAAGAAAGTTCTTGCCGAACATCTGAAGTAG
- the cphA gene encoding cyanophycin synthetase, whose protein sequence is MEISRIRALRGPNLWTRNTAIEAVITCSEAELSIERLPEFERALRERFPDLPAFRPDSDGLVSLAHVVEIVTLSIQTMIGCPVTFSRTSRTVEPGVFQVVVEYDEESIGRQAIELAEQLCRSAGTGDSFPLSAALEQLKERYEDLRLGPSTGSIVNAALARDIPIRRLTEGSLVQFGWGSRQRRIQAAESDRTSAIAEAIAQDKELTKKLLRAAGISVPRGRPVDNEADAWQAALSLGGPVVVKPQDSNQGRGISVNVIGEQAVIAAYRRAAEVSTDVLVEEYLPGLDHRFLIVDGRLIAAARREPPQVTGDGSLTIAQLVEQVNADPRRGSGHATSLTKIPLDAIAVSCLAEQGYGVDSVLPLGVRVYLRNNANLSTGGTATDVTDDVHPELAASAVAAAHAVGLDICGIDVVCETVLRPLEDQGGGIVEVNAAPGLRMHLTPSFGKGRPVGEAVIAMMFPDPGDNGRIPVVAVAGTNGKTTTVRLIENILSRNGYRTGMTTTDGIYVEGQRIDTGDCSGPRSARNVLLHPDVDAAVFETARGGVLREGLGFDRCNVAVVTNIGQGDHLGLNYITTVEDLAVVKRVIVENVAPTGYAVLNAADPIVAAMAESCPGSVIFFARDRMHPTLVAHRANGRRVVYVDQSDIVASEEGFEHRLPLSAIPITRSGSIAFQVENAMAATAAAWALGLSWDVIAGGLGAFVNDAVSAPGRFNVFHYGGATLIADYGHNADAIAALVQAVNAMPSRRRSVVISAAGDRRDEDIRRQTEILGHSFDDVILYEDACQRGRHDGEVMALLREGLKGCSRTERVEEIQGEFVAIDLALSRLQPGDLCLILIDQVEEALEHIDRRLAEVAGSGAA, encoded by the coding sequence ATGGAAATTTCCCGAATCCGAGCCCTGCGCGGACCGAACCTCTGGACCCGCAACACCGCCATTGAAGCGGTCATCACCTGTAGCGAGGCGGAGTTATCCATCGAGCGTCTTCCGGAGTTTGAGCGGGCGCTTCGCGAGCGATTTCCCGATCTGCCGGCATTTCGTCCTGATTCTGATGGGCTCGTGTCTCTTGCTCATGTCGTCGAAATCGTGACGCTTTCTATACAGACGATGATTGGATGTCCGGTTACGTTCAGCCGCACATCGAGAACCGTCGAGCCGGGCGTCTTTCAGGTCGTGGTCGAATACGACGAAGAATCGATCGGCAGACAGGCTATCGAACTTGCAGAGCAGCTCTGCCGCTCTGCCGGCACTGGAGATAGCTTCCCTCTTTCGGCTGCGCTTGAGCAATTGAAAGAGCGCTATGAGGATCTTCGCCTGGGACCGAGCACCGGATCAATCGTCAATGCCGCTCTGGCCCGCGATATTCCTATCCGTCGCCTGACCGAGGGCAGTCTCGTTCAGTTCGGATGGGGTAGCCGTCAGCGTCGCATCCAGGCGGCCGAAAGCGATCGCACAAGCGCCATCGCCGAGGCCATAGCTCAGGATAAAGAGTTAACCAAAAAGCTTCTTCGCGCCGCCGGTATTTCCGTTCCGCGCGGACGCCCCGTCGATAACGAAGCGGACGCCTGGCAGGCCGCACTCAGCCTGGGCGGTCCCGTCGTCGTCAAACCGCAGGACAGCAATCAGGGGCGAGGGATTTCGGTGAACGTCATCGGCGAGCAGGCCGTCATAGCCGCCTATCGACGGGCCGCAGAAGTCAGCACGGATGTTCTCGTCGAAGAATATCTTCCAGGGCTCGATCACCGCTTCCTTATCGTCGACGGCCGATTGATCGCCGCCGCACGTCGCGAGCCGCCTCAGGTTACGGGCGACGGGTCGTTAACCATAGCGCAGCTTGTGGAACAGGTGAACGCCGATCCGCGGCGCGGAAGCGGGCATGCCACTTCGCTTACTAAGATTCCTCTCGACGCCATCGCCGTCAGCTGCCTCGCCGAACAGGGGTACGGCGTCGATTCGGTTTTGCCGCTCGGCGTGCGTGTGTATCTGCGTAATAATGCTAACCTTTCAACGGGTGGTACGGCCACGGACGTCACCGACGACGTGCATCCGGAGCTGGCCGCCTCAGCCGTCGCCGCCGCCCATGCCGTCGGTCTTGATATCTGCGGTATCGACGTCGTCTGTGAGACGGTTTTGCGGCCGCTTGAAGATCAGGGAGGCGGAATCGTCGAGGTGAATGCAGCGCCGGGACTGCGCATGCATCTTACTCCATCGTTTGGTAAAGGGCGCCCGGTCGGAGAGGCGGTGATTGCTATGATGTTTCCCGATCCGGGTGATAACGGGCGTATTCCCGTCGTCGCCGTCGCCGGCACAAACGGGAAGACGACGACCGTCCGGCTCATTGAGAACATCCTTTCGCGAAACGGATACCGGACGGGCATGACGACGACGGACGGCATCTACGTCGAAGGACAGCGCATCGATACGGGAGATTGCAGCGGACCGCGCAGCGCGCGAAACGTGCTCCTGCATCCCGACGTCGATGCCGCCGTATTTGAAACGGCGCGCGGAGGCGTTTTGCGCGAAGGCCTCGGCTTTGATCGATGCAACGTCGCCGTCGTCACGAATATCGGACAGGGCGACCACCTGGGATTGAACTATATCACGACGGTGGAAGATCTTGCCGTCGTTAAGCGCGTCATCGTCGAGAACGTCGCGCCGACAGGTTATGCCGTCTTGAACGCCGCCGATCCGATTGTTGCGGCTATGGCCGAGAGCTGTCCGGGCTCCGTTATCTTTTTTGCTCGTGACCGCATGCATCCGACGCTTGTGGCGCATCGAGCGAACGGGCGCAGGGTCGTCTATGTCGATCAGAGCGACATCGTCGCCTCTGAAGAAGGGTTCGAACACCGGTTACCGTTATCGGCCATTCCCATCACGCGAAGCGGAAGCATCGCTTTTCAGGTTGAAAATGCAATGGCGGCGACCGCAGCAGCATGGGCCCTCGGTCTGAGCTGGGATGTGATTGCCGGCGGACTTGGCGCTTTCGTGAATGATGCGGTGAGCGCTCCGGGACGCTTCAACGTCTTTCATTACGGAGGGGCGACGCTCATCGCCGATTACGGTCATAACGCCGACGCCATCGCCGCACTGGTTCAGGCTGTAAACGCCATGCCTTCGCGCAGACGATCGGTCGTGATCAGCGCGGCGGGCGATCGTCGCGATGAAGACATCCGCCGACAGACCGAGATTCTCGGACACAGTTTTGACGACGTCATATTGTATGAAGATGCCTGTCAGCGCGGACGTCATGACGGCGAGGTGATGGCCCTGCTTCGCGAAGGCCTGAAAGGATGCAGTCGCACGGAGCGTGTCGAAGAGATACAGGGAGAATTCGTCGCCATCGACCTTGCGCTCAGCCGGTTGCAGCCGGGCGACCTCTGCCTGATCCTTATCGATCAGGTCGAAGAGGCCCTTGAGCACATCGATAGAAGGTTAGCCGAGGTGGCGGGGTCTGGCGCCGCCTGA
- the panC gene encoding pantoate--beta-alanine ligase, with protein sequence MRVIQNQKELRLQIQAYQREGKTTGLVPTMGYLHDGHISLVNQSKTACDITMVSIFVNPLQFNDPEDLRKYPRDTERDLSMLEKAGVDLVFLPTADDMYPFGEPLLKMQMPDLTSQLCGKYRPGHFDGVLFVVLKMLQLFSPDRAFFGKKDYQQLAVIKRMAYELSVPTEIVGCSLIREVDGLAMSSRNVRLSEKGRKHATMIYRALKIVKKSYVEGKRDPGELKEIAWDVIETGSLNRVEYIEFVNGTTLQPVSTVNDDTVVAVAAYTEGVRLIDNLEIGDRE encoded by the coding sequence ATGAGAGTCATCCAGAACCAGAAAGAGCTGCGGCTGCAAATCCAGGCCTATCAGCGCGAAGGCAAAACGACGGGCCTTGTGCCGACGATGGGCTATTTGCACGACGGTCATATCTCGCTCGTCAATCAGAGCAAGACCGCCTGCGATATTACGATGGTCAGCATCTTCGTGAATCCGCTGCAATTCAATGATCCCGAAGATCTGCGTAAGTATCCGCGCGATACGGAACGCGATCTGAGCATGCTTGAGAAGGCCGGCGTCGATCTCGTCTTTCTGCCTACGGCCGATGACATGTACCCGTTCGGCGAGCCTCTGCTGAAGATGCAGATGCCCGATCTCACATCGCAGCTCTGCGGCAAATACCGTCCCGGCCATTTTGACGGAGTGCTTTTCGTCGTTCTCAAGATGTTACAGCTTTTCTCGCCCGACAGGGCCTTCTTTGGAAAGAAGGACTATCAGCAGCTTGCCGTCATCAAACGCATGGCCTATGAGTTATCCGTGCCCACCGAAATCGTCGGATGTTCTTTAATACGAGAAGTCGACGGCCTTGCGATGAGTTCGCGCAACGTGCGACTCAGCGAAAAGGGGCGCAAACATGCAACGATGATCTATCGCGCCCTGAAAATCGTGAAAAAATCGTATGTAGAAGGGAAGCGAGATCCGGGCGAGTTGAAAGAGATCGCATGGGATGTGATTGAGACGGGCTCGCTCAATCGCGTCGAGTATATTGAATTCGTAAACGGCACGACGTTGCAGCCGGTAAGCACGGTAAACGACGATACGGTCGTCGCCGTCGCCGCCTACACAGAAGGCGTGCGACTGATTGATAACCTTGAAATCGGAGACAGGGAATGA
- a CDS encoding methylated-DNA--[protein]-cysteine S-methyltransferase — protein sequence MLHATVSSPVGPLHIDIEDDAVIRLDFDDLEMSDFFTDNALYSLLALPESANEERLLAQTVVELAEYFQGERQDFGVPVRLYGTEFRRRTWQRLEAIPFGVVKSYGDIANELGQPKASRAVGGACGSNPVAIIVPCHRVAGSTGKLTGFGGGLKRKDFLLKLESKQLPFQRERYGFARQRRDVEKNRHPTR from the coding sequence ATGCTTCACGCCACGGTCAGCTCGCCCGTCGGGCCACTGCATATTGACATCGAAGACGATGCCGTCATCCGACTGGATTTCGACGACCTTGAGATGTCGGATTTCTTCACCGACAACGCCCTCTACTCGCTGCTTGCGCTGCCCGAATCGGCGAACGAAGAGCGGCTGCTTGCACAAACGGTGGTGGAGCTTGCCGAATACTTTCAGGGCGAACGTCAGGACTTCGGCGTTCCCGTTCGACTCTACGGGACGGAGTTCCGACGTCGCACCTGGCAGCGCCTCGAGGCCATCCCCTTCGGCGTCGTGAAGTCGTACGGCGACATTGCAAACGAGCTCGGCCAGCCGAAGGCCTCCCGTGCCGTCGGCGGCGCATGCGGATCCAATCCGGTCGCCATCATCGTTCCCTGTCATCGCGTCGCCGGTTCCACGGGCAAACTGACGGGCTTCGGCGGCGGGCTCAAGCGCAAGGACTTTCTGTTGAAACTGGAATCGAAGCAGCTGCCGTTTCAACGAGAGCGCTACGGTTTTGCACGACAGCGACGCGACGTCGAAAAAAATCGGCATCCGACTCGCTGA
- the cphA gene encoding cyanophycin synthetase, with protein MKWDIEFLEIRHLNGPNMWTYRPVLEAIVDIHDLEDYPSNTIPGFVDRLVAWVPTLIEHRCSYDEHGGFVRRLREGTWPAHILEHVTLELQNLAGMPGGFGRARDGVRRGVYRVVVRAWQEDVTREALHSARDLILSAMQNPDEPDYTPYDVAAAVGRLRDLANREFLGPSTASIVEAAEDRQIPAIRLSEGNLVQLGYGKASRRIWTAETDLTGAIAETISRDKELTKSLLGSCGLPVPEGYPVDGAAQAWFQAQSLGLPVVIKPNDSNRGRGVFIGLSTEEEVKRAYGIAVSKGRGSGVLVERLIPGLEHRLLVVGNRMVAATRGETISVIADGASTVVELIEAQLNSDPRRGDTEDYPLSRIEVNSALRMELSRQGLHEDSIPAEGRSVLIQRNGNHAIDVTDQVHPQTAQMATLAARIIGLDIAGIDVVAEDIARPLAEQRGAIVEVNAGPGLLMHLKPAQGQPRPVGRAIVDHLFPADTTGRIPIIGITGTSATTETAMLVAHLLSLSGRMVGMSCANGVSYDRRFLKKTNPSHWKSARQILLHRAVEAAVIESDMRTIAAEGLAYDRCHIGVMTSFSGSKPLTDLGIPDEEEQIFRVLRTQIDVVLSGGYSILNADDEKAVEMSSLSDGEVIFFSAQPDNPTVNDHLFQGGTAVLLRDNEIVIHAKGENRSVSGYDMALFEGAGAAVPVASVLAAIAVAHAMQLSDELIVAGLQTFTQRPAPVEI; from the coding sequence ATGAAATGGGATATTGAATTCCTGGAGATCCGACATCTGAACGGGCCCAATATGTGGACCTACAGGCCGGTACTCGAAGCCATCGTAGACATTCATGATCTCGAGGATTATCCGTCGAATACGATTCCGGGTTTCGTCGATCGTCTTGTCGCCTGGGTTCCGACGCTGATCGAGCACCGCTGCAGTTATGATGAGCATGGCGGATTTGTGCGTCGTCTGCGAGAGGGCACCTGGCCCGCTCATATCCTTGAACATGTGACTCTGGAATTGCAGAATCTTGCCGGCATGCCTGGTGGATTCGGCCGAGCACGCGACGGAGTGCGGCGTGGCGTCTATCGCGTCGTTGTGCGTGCCTGGCAGGAAGATGTTACGAGAGAGGCGCTTCATTCCGCTCGTGATCTGATTCTTTCGGCCATGCAGAATCCCGATGAACCCGATTACACCCCGTATGATGTCGCCGCGGCGGTCGGACGTCTGCGCGATCTGGCCAATCGTGAATTTCTCGGCCCCAGTACGGCAAGCATCGTCGAGGCAGCCGAGGACCGTCAGATACCGGCCATTCGTTTATCCGAAGGCAATCTCGTGCAGCTCGGTTACGGAAAGGCCTCACGTCGCATCTGGACGGCCGAGACCGATCTGACAGGCGCCATCGCCGAGACGATCAGCCGCGACAAAGAGCTGACGAAAAGCCTGCTCGGCTCCTGCGGGTTACCCGTTCCGGAGGGTTATCCGGTGGACGGCGCGGCGCAGGCGTGGTTTCAGGCGCAGTCGCTGGGGCTGCCCGTCGTTATCAAACCAAACGACTCGAATCGCGGCAGAGGCGTGTTTATCGGTCTCAGCACCGAAGAGGAAGTGAAGCGCGCCTACGGGATCGCCGTCTCAAAAGGCAGAGGCAGCGGAGTTCTTGTGGAGCGGTTGATTCCTGGCCTTGAACATCGACTGCTTGTGGTCGGGAATCGTATGGTTGCGGCCACCCGCGGCGAAACGATCAGCGTCATCGCGGACGGAGCCTCGACCGTCGTCGAACTCATCGAGGCGCAGCTGAACAGCGATCCGCGAAGAGGCGACACCGAAGACTATCCGCTCTCTCGCATCGAGGTTAACTCGGCCCTGCGTATGGAGCTTTCGCGTCAGGGCTTGCACGAAGATTCCATTCCAGCAGAAGGCCGTTCCGTCTTGATCCAGCGCAACGGCAACCATGCCATCGACGTCACCGACCAGGTTCATCCTCAAACGGCGCAGATGGCGACGCTTGCCGCACGTATCATCGGCCTTGATATCGCCGGCATCGACGTAGTCGCAGAGGATATTGCAAGGCCTCTTGCTGAGCAGCGCGGCGCCATCGTAGAGGTGAATGCCGGTCCGGGCTTGCTCATGCATCTGAAACCGGCGCAGGGACAGCCGAGGCCGGTCGGCCGTGCTATTGTCGATCATCTATTTCCTGCCGATACGACGGGCAGGATCCCCATCATCGGCATAACGGGCACATCGGCGACGACGGAAACGGCCATGCTTGTGGCGCACCTGCTTTCTCTGAGCGGACGCATGGTCGGTATGTCATGTGCGAACGGGGTTAGCTATGATCGCCGTTTCTTGAAGAAGACAAACCCCTCGCACTGGAAGTCGGCGCGTCAGATATTGCTGCATCGCGCCGTCGAGGCTGCCGTCATCGAAAGCGACATGAGAACGATCGCCGCAGAGGGGCTTGCCTATGATCGATGTCATATCGGAGTAATGACGTCCTTCTCGGGTTCAAAGCCGCTTACCGATCTGGGCATACCCGACGAAGAGGAGCAGATCTTTCGCGTCTTGCGAACACAGATCGACGTCGTCCTCTCAGGAGGCTATTCGATCCTCAACGCAGACGACGAAAAGGCAGTGGAGATGTCATCACTCTCGGACGGCGAAGTCATCTTTTTTTCGGCGCAGCCGGATAACCCGACTGTTAATGATCACCTTTTTCAGGGTGGTACGGCGGTGCTCTTGCGCGATAATGAGATCGTTATTCATGCAAAAGGAGAGAACCGATCCGTTTCTGGCTATGACATGGCGCTCTTTGAAGGGGCAGGGGCCGCTGTTCCGGTGGCAAGCGTACTTGCCGCAATCGCCGTAGCGCACGCCATGCAGTTATCGGATGAATTGATCGTCGCCGGTTTGCAGACTTTTACACAGCGACCGGCACCGGTGGAGATCTGA
- a CDS encoding DUF4405 domain-containing protein: MKKKQNYSIPMAILYIGLAVTGIIMFFHVDTPGMQILHEIFGLIFVAYAGMHIFLNWRVLRSYFPHTTVRILAAVFLVLGIGVYVYGAMNGRNPLQTAAFEIPNAPIYVVADLLRLEHHQAVQALQNETGVPVQADDTILAVSAKSGKDFHDLIAALIEEREK; this comes from the coding sequence ATGAAGAAGAAGCAGAACTATAGCATTCCCATGGCCATTCTGTATATCGGACTTGCCGTTACGGGGATCATCATGTTCTTTCACGTTGATACGCCGGGCATGCAGATCCTGCATGAAATCTTCGGACTGATCTTCGTCGCTTACGCGGGCATGCACATCTTCCTGAACTGGAGAGTGCTTCGCAGCTATTTTCCGCATACGACCGTACGCATCCTCGCCGCAGTCTTTCTGGTCCTCGGTATCGGTGTTTATGTATACGGAGCCATGAATGGTCGCAATCCGCTCCAGACGGCGGCCTTTGAAATTCCGAATGCGCCGATATATGTCGTAGCCGATCTGCTCAGGCTCGAACACCATCAGGCAGTGCAGGCTTTACAGAACGAGACGGGAGTACCGGTGCAGGCCGACGATACGATCCTCGCCGTTTCGGCAAAAAGCGGCAAGGATTTTCACGATCTCATCGCCGCATTGATCGAGGAGAGGGAGAAGTAG
- a CDS encoding NAD(P)H-dependent oxidoreductase, which translates to MRTVIVFNHPYEGSYCNAILKSVMNGLHKADQDVDLIHLDNDRFDPVMTKEDLKAFLDRKPVDPVVLNYTERLARADHLIFIFPIWWEMMPALTKGFIDRVIFPGVAFEFKEKGHGMNPLLKNLKGVTVITTMNTPRLLYRLRYGNAVKKALLTGTFFKLGYRNLKWINLSMVKSASDKKRRKWLNDIEAKFASPN; encoded by the coding sequence ATGAGAACGGTTATCGTCTTCAATCACCCCTACGAGGGTAGCTACTGCAACGCCATCTTGAAGTCCGTCATGAACGGACTGCATAAAGCGGATCAGGACGTCGATCTGATACACCTCGATAACGACCGCTTCGACCCCGTTATGACGAAAGAAGATCTGAAGGCCTTTCTGGATCGAAAGCCCGTCGATCCGGTCGTGTTGAACTATACGGAGCGCCTGGCCAGGGCCGATCATCTTATCTTCATCTTCCCCATCTGGTGGGAGATGATGCCCGCATTGACGAAGGGCTTCATCGACAGGGTCATCTTTCCCGGCGTGGCCTTTGAATTCAAAGAAAAGGGACACGGCATGAATCCGCTTCTCAAGAACCTGAAGGGCGTCACCGTTATCACGACGATGAACACTCCGCGCCTTCTCTATCGCCTTCGCTACGGCAACGCAGTGAAAAAGGCGCTGTTGACCGGAACCTTCTTCAAGCTCGGCTACAGAAATCTGAAGTGGATTAACCTCAGCATGGTGAAGTCGGCTTCGGATAAAAAACGCAGGAAGTGGCTGAACGACATCGAAGCGAAATTCGCATCACCGAATTGA
- a CDS encoding glycerophosphodiester phosphodiesterase family protein, translating to MRRMLIVLAAIIVLSASGIAAAYFLLNRKGEGRRIAEKKGIPYLAIMAHRGVSDLAPEATDPAYRLALEMGADYLEADIQRTADGVLVCFHDDTLDRNTDAAQVFPGREMDSIDKFTYAELMMLDIGTWFNEKNPDRARETFHELKILTLEELIDIAESHDNRPGLYLETKSALRYPGIEKEIIDLLKSRGWIEDGASMESIEVGNDIDVDPLEDGDGEVEPAPVRIADGPARVILQSFEDESIRIMKDLAPNVPRIYLVDEELEEKKGGWNELIAIAKKYDADLGPSGYQAWPWRTGEAHRNGVLVHHYTLNKPWQMRLLRFFGTDGIFTNRTDLALKLYRRQKMQPLEEYFKRIGY from the coding sequence ATGAGACGTATGTTAATAGTACTGGCAGCCATCATCGTTCTATCGGCGTCGGGCATCGCCGCCGCCTACTTTCTATTGAATCGCAAAGGCGAAGGGCGGCGCATCGCTGAGAAAAAAGGCATCCCCTATCTCGCTATCATGGCGCATCGCGGCGTCTCTGATCTTGCGCCCGAGGCAACCGATCCGGCCTACAGACTCGCTCTTGAGATGGGAGCGGACTATCTTGAAGCCGACATTCAGCGCACGGCCGACGGCGTTCTCGTCTGCTTTCACGACGACACGCTTGATCGCAACACCGATGCGGCGCAGGTCTTTCCGGGACGCGAGATGGATTCGATCGATAAGTTCACCTACGCCGAACTGATGATGCTCGACATCGGCACCTGGTTCAACGAGAAGAATCCCGATCGCGCCCGCGAAACCTTTCACGAACTGAAGATCCTGACGCTTGAAGAGCTGATCGACATCGCCGAAAGCCATGACAACCGCCCCGGTCTTTATCTTGAAACGAAATCCGCTCTGCGTTATCCGGGCATCGAAAAAGAGATCATCGATCTTCTGAAATCGCGCGGATGGATCGAAGACGGTGCGTCAATGGAATCCATTGAAGTCGGCAACGACATCGACGTCGATCCGCTCGAAGACGGCGATGGCGAGGTCGAGCCCGCTCCCGTGCGTATCGCCGACGGTCCGGCACGCGTCATTCTGCAATCGTTCGAAGATGAAAGCATCCGCATCATGAAAGATCTCGCTCCGAACGTGCCGCGTATCTACCTCGTTGACGAAGAGCTCGAAGAGAAAAAAGGCGGATGGAACGAACTCATCGCCATCGCAAAGAAGTATGACGCCGATCTCGGTCCGTCGGGATATCAGGCCTGGCCGTGGCGCACGGGAGAGGCGCACCGGAACGGCGTGCTCGTGCATCATTATACGCTGAACAAGCCCTGGCAGATGCGTCTTCTTCGTTTTTTCGGTACCGACGGCATCTTCACGAACCGCACCGATCTCGCTCTTAAGTTATACAGACGCCAGAAGATGCAGCCTCTTGAAGAATATTTCAAGAGGATCGGGTACTGA
- a CDS encoding type II toxin-antitoxin system HicB family antitoxin, giving the protein MQYHFRIHKDQDGLWAECVELPGCMTQADSIPDLEKNMIEALSLYLDEPADSSIIFPLPRKKVSGKNIVAVPFFPNSRSTKY; this is encoded by the coding sequence ATGCAATACCATTTTCGCATCCATAAAGATCAAGATGGGCTCTGGGCTGAATGTGTGGAACTACCGGGCTGTATGACGCAGGCTGATTCAATACCCGATCTCGAGAAGAACATGATAGAGGCTCTATCTCTGTATCTTGATGAACCGGCCGATTCAAGCATCATCTTTCCACTCCCACGAAAAAAGGTGAGCGGCAAGAATATCGTGGCCGTTCCCTTTTTCCCGAATTCTCGGTCGACCAAATACTGA
- a CDS encoding MarR family winged helix-turn-helix transcriptional regulator, whose protein sequence is MNRKSQESREEGRDLIKRLGTLFEQYRSFQEQHKHVIVDLIREKGYDEDFQNLSISELHAIDCIGSHPESNLTTIAELTGLTKSAISKISARLLEKNLIETYRKPHNKKEVLFGLTDAGRAIHGAHQQFHESRDKRLLNRLKKYGPVEREAVRRFLDDLLSELTL, encoded by the coding sequence ATGAACCGAAAGTCTCAAGAAAGCCGGGAAGAAGGCCGCGATCTCATCAAGAGACTGGGAACGCTCTTCGAGCAGTATCGCTCCTTTCAGGAGCAGCATAAACATGTTATCGTCGATCTGATACGCGAAAAAGGTTACGATGAGGATTTTCAGAATCTTTCGATTTCAGAGCTGCATGCGATCGATTGTATCGGCAGTCATCCGGAGTCCAACCTGACGACGATTGCCGAGCTGACGGGACTTACGAAGAGCGCCATCTCGAAGATTTCGGCGCGCCTGCTCGAAAAGAACCTGATCGAAACCTACAGAAAGCCCCACAATAAGAAAGAAGTTCTGTTTGGCCTTACCGATGCCGGCCGAGCCATCCACGGCGCCCACCAACAATTCCACGAATCTCGGGACAAGCGATTGCTGAATCGTTTGAAGAAATATGGCCCCGTAGAAAGGGAGGCCGTCAGGCGCTTCCTCGACGATCTTCTTTCCGAATTGACGCTTTAA
- a CDS encoding hydroxymethylglutaryl-CoA lyase — MKKKIQIIEVGPRDGLQNEKTSVPTAAKLQFIKDLAHAGLRRIEATSFVRADRIPQLADAEELYRSLRHEQQGDDALSQTTLSALVPNLKGMQTALEARVQEVAVFTAASDAFTQKNIGCSVDESFDRFADVIRLAGENAIPVRGYVSTVIECPYAGPVDPQRVVDVCKRLLDVGCFEISLGETIGVAVPDDLSRLLDLLIPHVPVDRLAGHYHDTRGTALSLIFRSLEYGMRRFDSSAGGLGGCPYARGAAGNLATEDLLYALHRSGYETGVDLDAVIEASRKLAATIHKTPSSRVYLSAEKKL; from the coding sequence ATGAAAAAAAAGATCCAGATCATCGAAGTCGGCCCCCGCGACGGACTGCAGAACGAAAAGACCAGCGTGCCCACGGCCGCGAAGCTGCAATTCATCAAAGACCTCGCTCATGCCGGATTGCGTCGCATCGAGGCGACCTCCTTTGTAAGAGCGGATCGCATTCCGCAACTTGCCGATGCCGAAGAGCTCTATCGCTCTCTGCGTCACGAGCAGCAAGGCGACGACGCCCTTTCGCAAACGACGCTCTCCGCTCTTGTTCCGAATCTGAAAGGCATGCAGACGGCTCTCGAAGCCAGGGTTCAGGAAGTGGCCGTCTTCACGGCGGCTTCAGATGCCTTCACACAGAAAAATATCGGATGCTCCGTCGATGAGAGCTTCGATCGCTTCGCCGACGTTATCCGCCTTGCAGGCGAGAATGCCATACCGGTGCGCGGCTACGTCAGCACCGTCATCGAATGTCCGTATGCCGGGCCCGTCGATCCGCAGCGAGTGGTCGACGTCTGCAAGCGTCTGCTCGATGTCGGGTGTTTTGAGATCTCCCTCGGCGAGACGATCGGTGTGGCCGTTCCGGACGATCTTTCGCGTCTTCTCGATCTGCTGATTCCGCATGTGCCGGTGGACAGGCTGGCAGGTCATTATCACGATACGCGCGGCACGGCGCTTTCGCTTATCTTTCGCTCGCTTGAATACGGTATGCGGCGTTTCGACTCGTCCGCAGGCGGCCTGGGCGGATGTCCGTATGCGCGCGGTGCGGCCGGCAATCTGGCCACCGAAGATCTGCTCTACGCCCTGCATCGCTCGGGCTATGAAACGGGCGTCGATCTGGATGCCGTCATCGAAGCGTCACGCAAGCTGGCAGCGACGATTCACAAGACGCCGTCTTCGCGCGTGTATCTGAGCGCCGAAAAGAAGTTGTAA